Part of the Vigna unguiculata cultivar IT97K-499-35 chromosome 3, ASM411807v1, whole genome shotgun sequence genome, CACACTATTAGACAATTTTTGAAGTTGACTTAGTTCAGTACAGTTAGACGTTTTCGCAATTTACGTTTTTCAAgctttaattttcaattttactcaatttttgttcatatttattGGATTACACTGTTTTTTGTGTTTACAGTTTAATTCTTGTCTTAGATTGCATTTATAAGTGAAAATCCAATAAAACATAAGCTAGGTAGTTATGTTTAGTAATTTCAGTATTTTCGTTATTTTAGGTTGgcttaatttataatttcatgtTTTGGTTCTTTAGTTGAATTCAGTGTGTTTACTTTCAATTATAGCattgcattaatttttcattCGTAACCTTAGATAATCATTCGAGACTAGAGAGTCTAACAGTGGTGTCTTCGACTAATCTCTCAAGTAATGTAGATACAATGTTCGCGTTTACTCCACCCACTCCATTGACAAAAGTTTCTCAAGAGGTATACTTTACATGAGTCTCATTCCTTTATTTGACCCTTTTGTATACTTTCACTTTCCTCACTGCCTATTTTTCTTCGATTCGATTCATTTTTTATctcctaaaatatatatatatatatatatatatatatatatatatatatatattaaacattcattttatttaattaagatacggatttatgaaattttaagaatcatattacaatataaaatattatgagtgttaaaaaattttaaaaattatgaaaatatgagatatataacatatataacatatataaaatatatgttacaaaagataaacttgttattttattttatttatattatatatatatatatatatatataacaaaatataaaattaaatgattaaaaaaattattgatctaaaaatttttcattttcaagaaaAACGGACTTAGACgaatgtttaatatatatatatatataaattatatttgtatattcataaaatataaaataattatttaatatacgCAGTTATGTAAATATTTAGTAATATCTTTAATAGATAAGTAAGTTGTTACGAACAGgactttttaagaaaaaaatattctaatatCATTAATTTATGGACAAAATATTACATAGTAAAATATGTGTGGATTTTCATTTTGAGATTTACGTTTAAGATGTTTTTTCCCTAATGACATTTTGAATTTGGAAGTACTTACGATTAAGATATATACTTGTTTTGGTAGCCAAAGTTTGAATTTGGAGGTAATTAACAGCTTCTGCTGGAcctgttttttcattttttagctTTTAGTAAAAATTCACGTGTAGATTATACACATTGTTCCTCATGATATCAATGGCTTGTCTTTTATGTTATTAACTATTTAGCGTACTTATTATTGTATTATGACTTATAAGTCAATGATAGatgttttttcatttaataacaaTCAAGTCTCCTCTTAACTAACACctaaagattaatttattttaagacatatttatttttaatctgaCTTTTATTTcctctataaaataaaatgcctTCCTATGTGTTTAGAgatctaataatatatttaatatgtgataatattttaaataggtttggttttaaaaaatacatatgccaaaaaacaaatatcaaaatGCAGTATTTgtgcataaaaaataaaaactttctGTATTTATTGAAAAGGATAGAGCTTATGAATTAACAGCACGATGATCACCAAATAACACTGATTTCTTCCAAATGatttaacttcattttaatTCTCAAATCACAGGCGTGTccaataaaaaaagaaacaaacaattCATATTCGCGTGATTTCTAACGAGTATTTCTGTACCAAATAGTCACgctgttatttatttatttattcaagtgattaagataataataaaaagtaggTAAACTATCTAACAAccatctaacttttttttttcttttaaaaagaaCAAGTCTGATATGAAATACCTACTTTTAAAATGACCAGTGACCACACATAGATTTATCATTCTTATCTTATACTTAGAGAAACTTTTCAGAAATTCTTTaaggaaaacaaattaaatcaattcaaattagttcgaaaaaaaaagttaaaaatcaattatagttttaataaaatgtttatgaaGAAGTTTGCTTTTGACTATTCTCGGCATATCTCGGCCAATCAATGCATCTAATCAATTTAAAGTATCAATAActcatgataaaagaaaatcagaACAAATACAACTAATATGTGATTAGAATTAAAACTCTATTTCAATAATTTGTATCAGTTAATGCAagtcttttgttgtttttatgtatatattattaatatattctcttttataatcaattaaaataatttttaaagtaattgtCAGGTATAAGATTGAGTAAGTGCATGGTAGAGAATCAAGTAGTACTCGATCATATTGTATGGTATAAGATTGAGTAAGTGCATGGTAGAGAGTCGAGTAGTACTCGATCATAtgatttattaaaagtttagaaGACCAAGTGCATGTTAGAGAGTTGAGTAGTACTCGACCATGTTGGTGATTAGGAACCTTGAGAGCCTAAAAGGCTAAGCTATGATATAGTACTTGACCATATGGAAAGACATTAATTAGCAATTAACTCGCTTAACCATATAATGGTTACGAGGACATCTTGATCTCTATGTAATAATCAAAGAACTCATATACTTCGTGATTACTGACTTGAACATAGGAGTACTTGCAGATACCCGCTCcccctctttctctctttctagATTAGGCAAGGACGTTCATACGAAAGCCGAACACTCTTCAACCGTAATGACAGGGCAGGACCACACCTTGCAGGACAGATCAGTTCCACACACAAGAAcagtcataaatttcaattattattgtaatCTCGGCGGtgtgaaaacaaataataattgaataaaacaaataaaaaagcaaCAAATTATCCAATACATTGTAACATTccatttaataacaaaattattaaagaaatttcGTAACTTGATAATCATAAAGCATATAATTACTGACATATAACTACTATCACACTCATCCATATAAGATATACTGAAACAATGATGTACAAtaacaaaattcatttaattagtgttttCAAAAGCTTATTACAAAAGATTACATGAATGCAAGCTACTATTGCATCTTTCTCGTTCTTGACTGGTCCAACTGCTACATCCTCATTTACTCACACTAATTAAGTgatcattataaatagaaaacaCAAGAAGAATAACAACGCAgagaaaaggataaaaaattttattcattaaaaaaatataattttaagattcAATGACAATATAAAAACATTAGTTGTAAAACTcttttttctgccctaaaaaaaattaaagggcCTAGCCCCAAATCATTTGGGtctagggctggcccatagggagcCAAAGACCCTAATTTGCCATAACCCCACTCATTCACctcattttagaaaaaaacaattttccCTTACTCCCTCTTTGAGCAGTTGcgaacctctgctagggtttgattcCTAACCCTCTCCAAGCAAGCTCAAGCTTTTCCGTTTCATGTAAGTTGCTTTTGAGCTCATAGTAGTTCTCCTCtaactttattttcatatttcctTAGGGGCTCACCTCAATGACCTTGTTCTGTTCCGTTCCGCTATTTTTTCTAGCTCACTAAGTTGTCCCCGGAGTTGTGGTGCTCACTGTTGGGTATACGAGTCATTTGggctagctctttccaggtaaggaaAGTTAGGGTTTTCATATCTTGGTTGTATGTTAGTTGTTTTACCTTTGTTTGTGATTAATATGACTGGATAATGCTTGAGTATGGATGAATATGAACTGAATAATATTTGATGTTGGTGTGTTGCCACTATTACGTGAAATAAGAGAGGCGAACTACTACTTTCGCCCAACCGGGCTCATCTTGCCTAGGTGAGAGTAGCAGAAACTCGCCCAGAAATTTTGCTTGAgtactcgcccaagcgagcaaaTTGAGTTTTGAGCAAAAGaccatctcgctcaagcaagatggtctcgcctaagcgagtgttCACAAAACCTCCCAGGACCTCTATCGCgatcttgcctaagcgagagtctgcaGCTTAAGCGAGGgcacccctctcgcctgagcgagagcttcTGGCTTGAGCGATATCTGTTGCAGGCCACACTGTTTTCCTTACATGGTTGTTATTGATTGTTTGATTGATTGGTTGCTCTTTTTAAAGTATGAGgcatgtgaatatgcatgaaatATCTGAGGTAAAGAATTGGATTGATGTGTTACCACGATCTTGGCATGTAAAACAAATGGGATGGTTGGTAATGAAAGTGGTATGGTGTTGGTATGagatatgattttatattaatggatgaaacatgatgttggtatgtttagggcgtaattccacgatagtttcgtggtgccTCActtggttagggcgtaattccatgaatctctaggtgagatctcatggtggtgcctcagttgatcgggacgtaattccatggccctgttagtgggagttcatggtgatgccccatctatataaattagtaaggattcaaggtaaggattgctctaaagagttagttagtctcacgtagagcgtactagcttgagtggtgagagtagcaggaggtctggAACctattaagggctaaccttgtgtgtggagGTTGAGACATTGGGACAATTAGCTCGATAGAGCAGCTCAGTAGAGCAGTAAAAGcaaccacaagtgcaagcattcgctgaatccgactaattatatgtatctgaatgagtcgtgtcttgagtcttagtgtattgtttgcaagtcataacatgattgattGACATATGCATCTTGGACTGTGAAATGGCatgtaactgtatgataaaccattttctgctctagcttaccctttgcttgtttgatcaTTGTGTGTGTGATcttctctcttgcgatgatccTCGTGACCAACAAGAGAATCGTGACTTCGCTGCATAGCCCGCCTGGGCTGGATTCCGcttatttgggcttttcttcTAGGGCTACGACCCATGTATTGTCTCGTCTTTGGgctttattatgaaatattattaatctCTTATTATACTTTGTTAATGACATCGTGGTATGCCCTAGTTCACTCTGATTTCTTTTAGaataactgtaaggagtagtAGTTATACTCCATGACTagcttcttatattattttgtgagacgttacatttattttaaattaatatttaaatgggacgttacattagtaatataaataaattagtgatatattttaaaatattttatccttTGTTTCAGTCTTACTAgttttataaacttttacaGTAGAAAATAgcaaaaaagtaaattaaaaaaatataaaacaaaatttataacatgatttttttacatacacattattaatgttaattgtttattaagtaatatcaatttaatttttacataaaaaatacaatgaatattcaataataaaaatatgtatattaaaatttaatataacaatgataaatataatttttattgatatttgttttAAGATAAAACTATTACATCAcagtttaaataatttgtattattaataaaatatacaattttttttaaaataaattgaaatatattttttatatttagttttattaattgattaaattattaggattataaaataaaaaataatataaaaagaaattaatattttaaatataaattaagaataaaagaataagcTAGAACCATGTgaaagcaaaataaataaaaataaaaattaataatattaaatgactaaaaaacaaatattttgaagacTTGTCAACACAAtaaatgttgataaaaaaagaaattttgtaatatctattataatttatagttgACAATGACGTTAATTTTATGTCAATATCACGTAAAAttcacataaattataaataatatataaatgaattaaaGGTTAATAGGATTACATTTTATAAAGTTGACCCAAATATGTGGTTATAAACCTAACACGTTTACTGTTTTTTTCAGTCCTGATTCCTCCGATactaaaatttgacaaaaaaaaaataaaaagataaatcttGAAATATAGGTTTAATAGccttttcacttttattttattgttaagattttttaacttttcatattgtttttagtattttcaatttaatcaaattttttattataataaaacttgACGTAATATTTATTATCCATATCATGTATCGCTTCTACTAAAATGTCAATTTCCATTAATAAAGTGttatttattgtttgtattatatattattgtcgtAAAATGTGTAGGAACAACATTCAAAATTGTTATtcctcattattattattattgttagagcATGCATTCTCCCATTAGTGATTTTAATCCAATCACGTGGTAGaagaattttacaatttatacaCAGAATTAATAAGCATCGAATTTTTCTGGTTTTATCCCATATTTGTATTATCTTTTGTTGTCCTGTCGTATCAAATATGTGACTCTGTTTAAAAATCAGGATTTGCATAACTGCACACCATTACCTCCCACTAATTTCTCTATTGCTTAAAATGACAGCTAGCTAACCACAAACCAATCACAAAatccaaaaccaaaaataaaagtaaataaataatcagaACCATATAAAACCGATAACTCATGACGAGCAACAGCACCAAAACACAAGTAAGAAGAGCGAGAGAAAAGCAGAtagaaagataaataataataataataataataatgcggTGTCATGGCTTAACCGTACACGGAAGCAACCACCGTGGCTTCTGCGTCCCCACCGTGTCTCCGGTGTTCTTGAGACCCACCCGACCCGTCACCCGTATCGCGTTTCCCAAGGCTACCCTGAAGAACGAGGGACTAGTGATGGATTTGAGCTTCTACGAGCTTCTGGGTATACCCGAATCCGGTTCCTTGATGGAGATCAAGAACGCGTACAAACAACTCGCCCGAAAGTACCACCCGGACGTGTCTCCTCCGGGTCGGGTCGAGGAGTACACCAAACGGTTTATTCAGGTTCAGGAAGCCTACGAAACTCTCTCCGATCCTTCCCGAAGAGCCATGTACGATCACGACATGGCCAAAGGTATTAACTTCGCTTTCAACGCCCGCAGACGCCGCAATTACCACGATCAGGTACATCTCGTTGCATCTAGGGTTGCATAAACACTTCTCTCCATCGCTTGATTTCCGATTTCAATTCTGTGATTGCCCGGCTTCTGATTCGCATGATTCAATCATCTcttctgttttctgtttttggAATCGCTTTTTTCCCCGATCCTCATCAAAgttgttgaaaataattaagataagTTTAATTAGTGCGCTACTTGTTTGATTGTTTCATtactgttattttttattttcattaacaatttttttcatgtcCCAAAACTTTGCCTTGGCCGGTAGGTATGTAAAACCTTACCACAAGGATCTTGAACTGTGGCTAAATGATTTTACCTTCAACACACTAATCACTTGTGCCAAAGTCGTTGCTTTGCAACAAGTACTTAACATATTCATGTTTGCTTGttcttttactctttttaaattcttaagtTAAGAGGCTTTGCACTTACAGTCCGTGTGAACATGTTTGGTCATGTCGTTGTTTTGATTGTCTTCTTTTTCTGACTTGTGATATATTACATATGGCTTATAATGTTTCTTGTAGATAATTCTCTTGTCAGTTTCTAGTGTATAATTGTAGCATTGAGCACTATCCGTCGtttatatctaatttatttGGGCTATTTTCACTGTGTGTCTGAAGTTCTGATTTGATACATGTTAGGATTTCCAGATGATTTTTTTACTACCAATTTGTTTACCCTATCTCAGTCTTGAACAAAGAATTTGACACTTGGAGTACCATACAATTTTAACCTGGAATGAGAATATGTTTCATAAATCATCATGTACTTTTGAATTCTGATATTTGATATTTCTGGGTTCTTGTTATAACTTGATAATGGCAAATTCTTCCTCTGTTCTGTGCCtttttttaagttgaaaaaATTCACAGTTCTAGGGGTCACTTTGCttctttaaaatttctttttcatggTGCTGTTACAGATTCCTCTTGCTAAGAACTCATATTAGTGTTTAATGTCTATTACAAATATGACTTCTGTTCTGCAGTTATCCATAATTTAGATTCTTACAATTTATGAGTACTATGACACACGGTCCCATGAAAGTTTCCTGGCAtaaatagattattattattattattattttcattctgGATTATTCCTTTTTCCATTTTGAGGATGTCGACTTCAATCCCAGCTCATCACTGCAGAATCTGCACTTGTGTGTTGTAGTGCCATTATGGTATATTAAATGTATAGTTGCCTCTTCAGCTCATGAAAGCTGCACTTGATTTGTCCTTGTTGCGAGTTGGTATTAATGTTTGCAATGTCTATTAACTTCTGCACTGTACCTACACCCAATCAGGCTATTTTCACAAATCATGTATGAGGACTTTTGGCAGAGGCTTTCTTATAACATTTTCCTGGtattaaatatgaattggttgttcctcttttccatttctttattgtttttgaaTATGTCAACTTCATTCCCTGCTCACCACCACAAAACCTGAATAATTATGATTTCCCTGTAGAACATCTAATAATTGGCTCTTCAGCACAGTAAAAGTCCATAGAGGTTAACAATGTCcaagatataattaaaaatatcaacaataATGAGATGGACTGTGAtcttaattatttctttattcatgTTTGCCATTTCCTGATGGTGGTAATGAGTAGTAGGACCTACAAGGGGAATTCGTGAATCATGCATTCTAAAGAGATGGGGACCTTTAAATTCATTGTATTTGGGTGGTGGGGTGTCTAATTTTTCTGTGACTTGTTCTCATGAAActtgtatatttaaatttgagaaaaagGGGGGCATGGTAGTTTGGGTAGAAGACTAATTTGATTTAGTCACTGATTAAAGTTGTTGGTTTTGAAAAGGTGGTGGAGCAAAAAACTGAATGGAAATCTCGGTGGCAATCTCAACTGTCAGAGCTGAAGAGAAGAAGTAGCAGCAAGGATGGTGGAGGGAACATGTCATGGGCAGCTAGAATGCGCCAGCAGAGGGATGAATCGTCTAATGAATCATGACTAGGATGTAACTAattgtatatatacatatatatcatAGATATGTAAATCTCCAAACTCTAGATCAAATCagatatataatatgaattatcAGAAAATGTGCCATTGCTGAAACGAAAGTTTGCAACTCTGGGCCATTTTAGTGAGTCTGGAGGAACAtttgcaaaaataattttgaagtaAGGTTGTTTgcatttagatttttttttattctcaaagTAAATTAGAAGATGAATTCagtatgatttttttgtttttatttaatgcaAACCAAAACTTTTTTGTAGTTAATTTTGGGCCGTGAGAAGATA contains:
- the LOC114178909 gene encoding chaperone protein dnaJ 20, chloroplastic; the protein is MRCHGLTVHGSNHRGFCVPTVSPVFLRPTRPVTRIAFPKATLKNEGLVMDLSFYELLGIPESGSLMEIKNAYKQLARKYHPDVSPPGRVEEYTKRFIQVQEAYETLSDPSRRAMYDHDMAKGINFAFNARRRRNYHDQVVEQKTEWKSRWQSQLSELKRRSSSKDGGGNMSWAARMRQQRDESSNES